The Nocardia sp. NBC_01503 sequence CCAGGTCGTGCATGATCTCGGCCAGATTGTCGGGCGGATCGGTGTCGTCGGGCTGATAGATGCTGAGCAGATACTGTTTCAACGCGACTCCTCCGTCGTGCGCCGGTACGTGGCGATGATGACACCGGTCGTCGTGGTGAGGCTGTCGGCCAGCCGCATCGCGCCGAGATCGACGCCGTCGAACAACCGCTGCCCGGTCCCCAGCACCAGTCCTGGTAGGTCCGGCGGCCCAAGAGCAATGCCCGTTCGGACGCGGCCATATGCCCGCCGACCAGTTGGCCCTGAATCGGGTCCGCGTACGGAATCGCCCACCCGCCGTATTCGAATCCGTCCCGGGGATCCTCGTCCGCGCGGCCGGGTGCCTGCATGACTCCGTCCAAGGTGAGGCTGACCACCGCGATAATGCTGCCCATGTTCGCTCCCTCCGGTGATCCCGGCGCGGTGCCGGGTTCATCACCTATACGAACGGGCATTGCCGTTTCAGACATTGAGGGGAGGTCGAATTCGGCCGATCGATCTCACCGTTACTGCGGGCCCGGATACCGCGCCCCGATTGAGCCGGGTCTTCGTCGTGGCAGTCCCCGGCGGGGTTGGGGTTCACTGCGGCGGTGCCGCTGATCCCGATGGCAAAACGGATTTGGGACATGATCACCGGTGCCGCGGCACGCCAGGGGTTTTGGTACCGATATCGTTGTGCACCAGTGGAACTGAGCAAATACACATTGAGTTTGCGGCCGGGGACAGCTTCCGGAGGTCACTGTTTCGTACTCGCCGGTGGCATAAGTCCGGAGGTTTCGGCGGCGTCGGCGAGTTGGCGGGGGGAGCCGGCCATCAATATGCGGGCGTGCCGGGTTACGGCTTCGGCGGGCCAATCCCACCAGGCCAGGCGTAGAAGTAGAGCGATCTCCTCGTCGGTGAATCGGCGTCGGATCAGTCGGGCGGGGTTACCCGCCACGACGCCATAGTCGGGTATGTCGGCGGAGACGACGGAGCCGGCCGCGACGATCGCACCGTGCCCGATTCGGATTCCGGGTAGGACGATCGCGCCGTATCCCAGCCATACGTCGTTGCCCACGACGGTGTCGCCTTTGCCGGGCATGGCTTCGAGGTTGATCAGATCGTGGGTGGCCGCGGCCCAATCGCCGTCGAAGATGGCGAACGGGAAGGTGGAGACGCCGTCCATCCGGTGATTGGCCCCGGACATCAGGAACCGGACGCCGGAGGCCAGGGCGCAGTATCGGCCGATGATCAGCCGGTCGGGTCGATAGTCGTAGCGGACGCATTCGCGTTCGAAGTTCTCGGGATGGTCGAAATTGTCGTAGTAGGTGTATTCGCCGACCGATATGTGGTCGGCGGTGATGAGGGGGCGGAGGAATACGACTCGCGGATGTGTTGGCAGCGGGTGTATTCGGGTGGGATCCGGTGCGCCCGTCGCACCGGATCGAGGTCCCCAGCGCCAGCCCGCCTGCTCTGGTTCGGTGCGGTTGGGTGCGCTCATAGGGACTCCTTCGAGATCGGGGCGTGCTGGGTCAGCGCAGGGTGATGGGCAGTGCTTCCAGCCCGCGTAGTGCGACATTGGGTTTCCATCGGGGTTGCCCGTTCAGCGCCACGGTGGTGGTGCGTTCCAGCAGTCGGCGCAATGCGATGGTGGCTTGGAGCCGGGCCAGCGGAGCGCCGAGGCAGAAGTGGATTCCTTGGCTGAAGGCGAGATGTCGTTGTGTCGCGCGGGTGAGGTCGAGCCGGTCGGGGTCCGGGAATTCGGCGGGGTCGCGATTCGCCGCTCCCAGAAGCACCATTGCCATGGTCCCCGCGGGTAGGAACGACTCGCCGATCGTGAGGTCGGTCAGGGTGGCTCGGAAGACCAGTTGCGGCGGCGGGTCGTAGCGCAGGACCTCTTCGACGGCAGCTGCGGCCAAGCCTGGTTCGGCGCGCAGGCGGGCGAGCTGATCGGGGTGGTCCAGCAGTGCGAGGACACCGCTGGCGATGAGGCTGGCCGTGGATTCGTGTCCGGCGACCAGTAGCAGCAGACAGGTGGACAGCAGTTCGGGTGCGGTGAGTGCGTCTCCGTTGTCTTCGATCGTGGCCAGTTCCGAGAGCAGGTCGGATCCCGGGTGCGCACGCCGCTGCGCGGAGAGTTCGTGGAAGTAGGCCGCGGTCTCCAGCACGGCCCGCACCCGCTGCTCGACTCTCTGTGGGGGAACGAGGAATTCGGGGTCGAGCCCGCGGGCCATGGTGTGCGACCAGTGCTGGACCATGGTGTGGTCGGCAGCCGGAATATCGAGCAGCTCACAGATCACGGTGAAAGGCAGTGCGTAGGCGAACGATTCGACGAGATCGACCTCGCGCGACGCCAATGCCGTGTCCAGCAGTGCGTCGGTGATGGCGGTGATGCGCGGCGCCAGCCGCGCTACCGCGCGAGGCGTGAAAGACGGTGCGACGAATCGGCGTAATCGATTGTGGTCCGGTGGATTCCGAGTCAGGAAGGAGCTGACGGACTTTCCGTGGTCGTCACGCAGCAGCCCGGTCCGGTCGTGTTCGGTGAGCAGAGCGCGGCCGAGGGGAGCGCGGGGCTCGCTGTAACCGAATCGCGGATCGCACAGGATGGCGGCGGCGTCGGCGTACCTGCTGAAGATGTGGATCCCCGCCGGGCTGTGGTAGATCGGTGCTTGTTCGCGTAGTCGGTGGTACACCGGGTAGGGGTTGGCTCGCGTCGCCGGTTCGAACAATCCGAAACCGACTCGCCCGATCGGAGTGTCGTCATCGGGTGTGCTGTTCACAGTCTGTTCTTCGGTGGTCATCGGACGACCACCGTTCCGGGTTCGATCACGATATCGGGCTGCACCGCAGTGGGTTCCGGGCGGTCGGATCCGATTCTGGCCGCGGCAGTGCCGATTCCAGTGGGACCGAAGGGCAGTCGAGTGTCCCGTGTATCGGTCAGCGGGGTGGTGTGCGTTCCGGCCGCCAACTCGTAGCGACTCGCGGCCACGTCCAGGTGGGCCTGGAAGATTCCTGCGATGAGTCGCTGTAGTCCGTGGACGTAGGTGTCCAGGGTCGCGCGCTGGTCGGCATCCAGGTCGAGTTCGTCGGCCAGGTTCGGCAATTCGGTCGCGGTGCTGTGCTCGAAGTGTCGCAGCTGGGACGTGACCAGGTCGTTGGTGAGGGTGAGTGCCTGCCGCAGCCACAGTCCAGGAACCGCCGCATGATCAGCACGAAATTGTGGATCTCGGCTTCCTTCTCCGTCTCCTTCCAATAGGAGAAGAGGTCGTTGAGCAACCCGTTCCAGTCGCGCAACGCGTCGACGAGTTCGCGCATCGGCACGGACTCGTGCCATTCGGGCGGGTTCTCCAGGTCGAGTGTGTAGTCGAGCAGAATCACGAGAATGCCTGCGCCGCAGGTGCTTCGGCGCATTTCGAGGTAGTCGACCGGATCGGGTATCTGATTCTCGACGAAGTTGAGGATCTCCCACAGCAGTCCCTCGCACGTCCGCAGAATGCTCTCCGCGAGTCGGCTTCGCCAGTGTTCGGGCATGGCGGGCGCGGTGCGCCGCCACAGGTCGGCCAGACCTCGTTCGAGCGGACTCGCCGGGGGTGGGAGGACCTCCGGGTGTGCGATCGGCATGAAGGCTATGAGCCGGTCGAAGGCGATCTTCGCCCCGGCGATATCTCGGCGGTTCCGGAAGAGCTCATCGGAGTAGTCCCCGAGGAAGAAGGTCCACGCGAGCCATTCGGCGGCCGATCCGAGCGTCTGGGTGGCGGTGTCCGGAAAGCATTGCGCGGCGAACTTCGGTATCTGCTTGGCGTCGAAACCCGCCTCGTTCCACTCGCTCAGTCCGCAGTCCAGCATCCCCATCTCGACGACCCATCCCTTGGTTCGGGTTTGGATCTCCGCCAAGGCCGGATGAATCCTCGGAGCGAACGGCATATAGAACTCGGGAAGTTCGGTCTCGGATTCATCCGTCGTCGCGGGCTGGTCGGGCCAGGCCACCGCCGCCGCGCGGCGGGCCAGCCCGAGTTGGGCGCTCGTCGAGCCGATCCTGTTGGGTCCCAGTAGTTCCGGCGACCCTGATGGTTCGGTGCCGATGTCCGCCACCTGCGGCGGGTGCTCCAGCCTCGGGTTGGTGATGCGGGTCGCCGAGGTGCCCACGCCGGTGGGACCGAAGGCGGGTCGAGCGGTATCGGTGTCGTCCTGCGGTGCGATATCCCGATAGCGAACGCTCTGCGATGCCCATTGGTGATCTCCCGCCATGCAATCCTGGAGCCCCTGCACGTACCGGAGGATCGCGAGCGGTAATTGCGGGACCAGTAGGTAGTCCCCGAACAGGATCGGCAGCTCGAATCGGACCGTGTCCTCGAACTGCTGCATCCGAGCGGTGGCCAGTTCATTGACGAGGTCGACGGCCCGGTGTAGGTCGCAGTCGAGGAACCGCTCGGTGATGGTGACCCCGTTGATCTCCCCGGCGCGGGACTCCTTCGGATAGGAGAGTATGTCGTTGCGCAGGTCCACCCCGTCGGAGAAGGTGTCCCGGAGTGCACGCAGCGGCCGGGTCACCGCGACCGCGGCGGGAATCTCCACACCGTTGGCGTGCTCGATCAGACATGCCACCAGTTCCATACCCCCGGCCTTGCGCCGCAGATCGATGACGTAGTTGATCGGGTTGGGCACCCAGCTCCGATCGGCCGGATAGACCTCGCGCGCGGTGTTGCGCAGATAGTCCTCGACGACGCGGGCCAGTCGAGTTTGCCAATTCTTCGATTTGGCAGGCACCGTGCGCGCCCACAGGTCCGCCAGGCCGGCCTCGGCGGGATTGCCGGGCGTCGCCTCGGCCGGTACGCGCATGTACTCCGTGAGATGGGCGATGTACTCGTTCCCGCCGGCCGAATCCCCTGAATGAGTGAAGGTTTCGGCGAAGAAGTCGTCGAGGAACCACGCCCAGATATGCCAGTCGGTCAGCAGGTCCAACTCCGGTGCGATGGCGTCCGGGTAGATCAGTGCGGCGTACCGGGCGAAATCCATGGAGTCGAACCAGGATTCGTCCCATACGCCGTGGCCCGGTGCGCCGGGGGGTGCGCCCAGCATGCCCAGATCGATTGCCCAGGCCTTGCCATGGGCGCGCGCGGACTCGACATTCGGATTGCATCGCGCGGGGTAGGGCATATAGAACTCTGGTCGCCGGAATGATTCCTTGGTCGACATTGGCTATCCCTGTGGAAGACGCTCAGTAGAGCTGAAGCGTGATGATTGGGAGCCCTGCGCCTGGCCGCTGATACCGATATCCGGTCGAGCAGGGCGATTGCGCGGCGACGCTGCCGAATTGATGTATGGATCAGTCGTGTATCAGTTGATCTCGGTCAGTTCGATGTGCTCCGTTCGTGTCTCATAGATCCGCTTATGCTCGGAAATCGCTGCCAGTCGGAACGGCCCGCTCGTCTCCTCGGGCAGGACATGGCGCCTGCCGTCGGAGGGTAGTTCGGCTTCGTGGAGTGCGCGGTAGCGGTCGTAGTCGATCGGCTTGCGGCGGGTGATGGCGTTGCCGTTGGCGGCCGTCCGGAGCTGATCCCGGTAGCCGTCGACCACCGTTCCGCCGAAAAACTCTGCGACACAACCTGATCCGTAGCTCACGAGTGCGATGGGCCGGCCGCTGAGATCGGCGTGGCCATCCAGCGCGGCGGCCAGACCCAGGTAGAGGGAGGCGGTGTAGCTGTTCCCGATGGTCCGGTTGTAGCCGGTGCTGTCGGATACGGCGGCCTCGACGGTCTGCGGGTCTGGCGTGAATCCCTGGCTGTCGAGCAGGTGGCGGTGCGCTTTGTAGGCCATCTTCGTGAAGGGCTGGTGGTAGCAGAATTGCGTGAACTCGGTCAGCTTCCGCCCGCCGCGGTCCCGGTAGTCCTGCCAGGCTCCTTCGATGGCCTCCAGATAGGCCAGCACCGAGGACTTTCCATCCACCACGGCGGCGGTGCGATAGTTGGGACGCCAAAAGTCCATGATGTCCTTCGCGTACACCCCCGAAACGGGTTCGAGCCGCAGTATCGCGGGGTCGGCGGTCACCAACATGGCCACCGCCGCGGCGCCCTGGGTCGGTTCGGCCGCGGTACCCAATTCGTATTTCGCGATATCGGTGGCGAT is a genomic window containing:
- a CDS encoding cytochrome P450 — protein: MTTEEQTVNSTPDDDTPIGRVGFGLFEPATRANPYPVYHRLREQAPIYHSPAGIHIFSRYADAAAILCDPRFGYSEPRAPLGRALLTEHDRTGLLRDDHGKSVSSFLTRNPPDHNRLRRFVAPSFTPRAVARLAPRITAITDALLDTALASREVDLVESFAYALPFTVICELLDIPAADHTMVQHWSHTMARGLDPEFLVPPQRVEQRVRAVLETAAYFHELSAQRRAHPGSDLLSELATIEDNGDALTAPELLSTCLLLLVAGHESTASLIASGVLALLDHPDQLARLRAEPGLAAAAVEEVLRYDPPPQLVFRATLTDLTIGESFLPAGTMAMVLLGAANRDPAEFPDPDRLDLTRATQRHLAFSQGIHFCLGAPLARLQATIALRRLLERTTTVALNGQPRWKPNVALRGLEALPITLR
- a CDS encoding hydroxymethylglutaryl-CoA synthase → MNARPVGIHDISFATTHYVLDHVVLAQQHGVDADKFHFGLGQDAMSIAAADEDIVTMAAAAAAPIIERHGVEHLRTVLLATESGIDQAKSAGLYLHSLLGLPTAARVVELKQACYGATAALQFAMALITVDPSQRVLVIATDIAKYELGTAAEPTQGAAAVAMLVTADPAILRLEPVSGVYAKDIMDFWRPNYRTAAVVDGKSSVLAYLEAIEGAWQDYRDRGGRKLTEFTQFCYHQPFTKMAYKAHRHLLDSQGFTPDPQTVEAAVSDSTGYNRTIGNSYTASLYLGLAAALDGHADLSGRPIALVSYGSGCVAEFFGGTVVDGYRDQLRTAANGNAITRRKPIDYDRYRALHEAELPSDGRRHVLPEETSGPFRLAAISEHKRIYETRTEHIELTEIN
- a CDS encoding terpene synthase family protein yields the protein MSTKESFRRPEFYMPYPARCNPNVESARAHGKAWAIDLGMLGAPPGAPGHGVWDESWFDSMDFARYAALIYPDAIAPELDLLTDWHIWAWFLDDFFAETFTHSGDSAGGNEYIAHLTEYMRVPAEATPGNPAEAGLADLWARTVPAKSKNWQTRLARVVEDYLRNTAREVYPADRSWVPNPINYVIDLRRKAGGMELVACLIEHANGVEIPAAVAVTRPLRALRDTFSDGVDLRNDILSYPKESRAGEINGVTITERFLDCDLHRAVDLVNELATARMQQFEDTVRFELPILFGDYLLVPQLPLAILRYVQGLQDCMAGDHQWASQSVRYRDIAPQDDTDTARPAFGPTGVGTSATRITNPRLEHPPQVADIGTEPSGSPELLGPNRIGSTSAQLGLARRAAAVAWPDQPATTDESETELPEFYMPFAPRIHPALAEIQTRTKGWVVEMGMLDCGLSEWNEAGFDAKQIPKFAAQCFPDTATQTLGSAAEWLAWTFFLGDYSDELFRNRRDIAGAKIAFDRLIAFMPIAHPEVLPPPASPLERGLADLWRRTAPAMPEHWRSRLAESILRTCEGLLWEILNFVENQIPDPVDYLEMRRSTCGAGILVILLDYTLDLENPPEWHESVPMRELVDALRDWNGLLNDLFSYWKETEKEAEIHNFVLIMRRFLDCGCGRHSPSPTTWSRPSCDTSSTAPRPNCRTWPTNSTWMPTSARPWTPTSTDYSDSSQESSRPTWTWPRVATSWRPERTPPR
- a CDS encoding CatB-related O-acetyltransferase, which encodes MSAPNRTEPEQAGWRWGPRSGATGAPDPTRIHPLPTHPRVVFLRPLITADHISVGEYTYYDNFDHPENFERECVRYDYRPDRLIIGRYCALASGVRFLMSGANHRMDGVSTFPFAIFDGDWAAATHDLINLEAMPGKGDTVVGNDVWLGYGAIVLPGIRIGHGAIVAAGSVVSADIPDYGVVAGNPARLIRRRFTDEEIALLLRLAWWDWPAEAVTRHARILMAGSPRQLADAAETSGLMPPASTKQ